In Actinoplanes derwentensis, the following proteins share a genomic window:
- the der gene encoding ribosome biogenesis GTPase Der: MTELPAGLDLNDFEGGFDYGSSGPDSASSEEFTGPVPVVAVVGRPNVGKSTLVNRIIGRRQAVVEDKPGVTRDRVPYDAQWTGRRFTVVDTGGWEPDARDRAAAIAAQAEIAVQTADVVVFVVDVSVGATDVDEAAVKMLRRSHKPVILVANKADNQNLELEAVSLWSLGLGEPFPISALHGRGSGDLLDSILNALPPTPPATEGGPRGPRRVALVGRPNVGKSSLLNRVAKEERAVVDSVAGTTVDPVDSLVEMDGEIWQFVDTAGLRKRVQQASGTEYYASLRTAGAVEAAEVAVVLLDSGDVISEQDQRVITQVIEAGRALVIAFNKWDLVDPDRRFYLDKEIDRDLKRVTWAVRVNISAKTGRAVDKLAPAIRRALASWETRVPTGALNQWLTALTQGTPHPVRGGRAPRVLFATQAGVAPPRFVLFTTAPFDAGYIRFIERKLREEYGFEGSPVEVTVKPRKKLGPGGRGKAHG, translated from the coding sequence GTGACTGAGCTTCCCGCCGGCCTCGACCTCAACGACTTCGAGGGCGGGTTCGACTACGGTTCCTCCGGCCCCGACTCGGCGTCGTCCGAGGAGTTCACCGGCCCCGTCCCTGTCGTCGCCGTCGTCGGCCGCCCCAACGTGGGCAAGTCGACGCTGGTCAACCGCATCATCGGCCGTCGTCAGGCGGTCGTCGAAGACAAGCCCGGGGTGACCCGGGACCGAGTCCCGTACGACGCCCAGTGGACCGGCCGGCGCTTCACCGTCGTCGACACCGGCGGCTGGGAACCGGACGCACGTGACCGGGCCGCCGCCATCGCGGCCCAGGCCGAGATCGCCGTCCAGACCGCCGACGTGGTCGTCTTCGTCGTCGACGTCTCCGTCGGCGCCACCGACGTCGACGAGGCAGCCGTCAAGATGCTGCGCCGCAGTCACAAACCGGTCATCCTGGTCGCCAACAAGGCCGACAACCAGAACCTGGAACTGGAAGCGGTCTCCCTCTGGTCCCTGGGCCTCGGCGAGCCGTTCCCGATCTCGGCCCTGCACGGCCGTGGCTCCGGTGACCTGCTGGACAGCATCCTCAACGCGCTCCCGCCCACCCCGCCGGCGACCGAGGGTGGCCCGCGCGGCCCCCGCCGGGTGGCCCTGGTCGGCCGGCCCAACGTCGGCAAGTCGAGCCTGCTCAACCGGGTCGCGAAAGAGGAACGGGCAGTAGTCGACTCGGTGGCCGGTACCACCGTCGACCCGGTCGACAGCCTGGTCGAGATGGACGGCGAGATCTGGCAGTTCGTCGACACCGCCGGCCTGCGCAAACGAGTCCAGCAGGCCTCCGGTACGGAGTACTACGCCTCACTGCGCACCGCGGGCGCCGTCGAAGCGGCCGAGGTCGCGGTGGTCCTGCTGGACTCCGGCGACGTCATCAGCGAACAGGACCAGCGCGTCATCACCCAGGTCATCGAAGCCGGCCGGGCCCTGGTGATCGCCTTCAACAAGTGGGACCTGGTCGACCCCGACCGCCGGTTCTACCTGGACAAGGAAATCGACCGCGACCTCAAACGGGTGACGTGGGCGGTCCGGGTCAACATCTCCGCCAAAACCGGCCGAGCCGTCGACAAACTTGCCCCCGCCATCCGCCGCGCCCTGGCCTCGTGGGAGACCCGAGTCCCGACCGGCGCCCTGAACCAGTGGCTGACCGCCCTGACCCAGGGCACCCCTCACCCCGTCCGAGGCGGCCGGGCCCCCCGCGTCCTGTTCGCCACACAGGCAGGCGTGGCCCCGCCCCGCTTCGTCCTGTTCACGACGGCCCCGTTCGACGCGGGTTACATCCGCTTCATCGAACGCAAGCTGCGCGAAGAGTACGGCTTCGAAGGAAGCCCGGTCGAGGTCACCGTGAAGCCCCGGAAGAAGCTGGGGCCGGGGGGTCGCGGAAAGGCCCACGGGTGA
- a CDS encoding globin domain-containing protein, translating into MLSDRARPVIQATLPVVGEHIEEIAQRFYAHMFAAHPEFKDGMFNRGNQAEGSQPKALAGSVAVFAGTLLAVPEQFPDRLLTRIAHKHASLGIRPDQYPVVHDHLMWAVGDVLGDAVTPEVAAAWDEVYWLMAYALINQERGLYSARGVTAERVWRQWRVAEKIQETGDVVTFVMRRIDDRLVKTSLPGQYVSVLAEMADGVRQPRQFSLTRADDGEHRYFAVKRVHGGGKPDGEVSNLLHDRIQPGDELTMSVPYGDVVLDDSGRPVVFASAGIGVAPMAGMLSHMVAASSHLTVTMLHADTNESSFPLRRQIADDLAHLPKSRIYTWYENGAHSDLPVTGVFAGTMNLAQVELPDSAVYYLCGPLPFLQAVRGALIDHGIPARDIQYEMFGPDLWHADTE; encoded by the coding sequence GTGTTATCAGATCGAGCCCGGCCCGTGATCCAGGCCACGTTGCCCGTCGTCGGCGAGCACATCGAGGAAATCGCCCAACGCTTCTACGCGCACATGTTCGCCGCGCACCCTGAGTTCAAGGACGGCATGTTCAACCGCGGCAACCAGGCCGAGGGCTCCCAGCCGAAAGCCCTGGCCGGCTCGGTCGCGGTCTTCGCCGGCACGCTGCTGGCCGTTCCCGAGCAGTTCCCCGACCGGCTGCTGACCAGGATCGCGCACAAACACGCCTCCCTCGGCATCCGCCCCGACCAGTACCCGGTGGTTCATGACCATCTGATGTGGGCCGTCGGCGACGTGCTCGGCGATGCGGTCACTCCCGAAGTCGCTGCGGCTTGGGACGAGGTCTACTGGCTGATGGCGTACGCGCTGATCAACCAGGAACGCGGTCTGTACAGCGCGCGAGGGGTCACCGCCGAACGGGTGTGGCGCCAGTGGCGGGTCGCCGAGAAGATCCAGGAGACCGGCGATGTCGTCACGTTCGTCATGCGCCGCATCGACGACCGGCTGGTCAAGACGTCACTGCCCGGCCAGTACGTCAGCGTGCTGGCCGAGATGGCGGATGGGGTACGCCAGCCGCGGCAGTTCAGCCTGACCCGCGCCGACGACGGCGAACACCGCTACTTCGCCGTCAAGCGGGTACACGGCGGCGGCAAACCCGACGGCGAGGTGTCGAATCTGCTGCACGACCGGATCCAGCCCGGTGACGAGCTGACCATGAGTGTCCCCTACGGTGACGTGGTCCTGGACGACTCCGGCCGCCCGGTAGTCTTCGCCAGCGCCGGCATCGGCGTCGCCCCGATGGCCGGAATGCTGTCGCACATGGTCGCGGCCAGCTCGCACCTCACCGTGACCATGTTGCACGCCGACACCAACGAAAGCTCGTTCCCGCTGCGCCGGCAGATCGCCGACGATCTCGCCCATCTGCCCAAGTCGCGCATCTACACCTGGTACGAGAACGGCGCCCACAGCGACCTGCCGGTCACGGGCGTGTTCGCCGGCACGATGAACCTCGCTCAGGTCGAACTCCCCGACAGTGCCGTCTACTACCTGTGCGGGCCGCTGCCCTTCCTGCAGGCGGTCCGCGGTGCGTTGATCGACCACGGGATCCCTGCCCGGGACATCCAATACGAGATGTTCGGCCCCGACCTGTGGCACGCCGACACCGAATAG
- a CDS encoding methyl-accepting chemotaxis protein → MSAILVAAAVSGFQTQRTASEQARQAMQLTGQVMEAKFRTADVAGWQTGYAFDFNRGVAGALSDTEGQRKQFLDSAAALRAGYAAIGTSDLTADERALLQQATQPFEVFLQIDTRIVGAYRSGTPASIKAGNDLASGESLDAFGKTATATSELAAKVTARAMQAAASAAASAQTGKQTTILAGVVGLLLSIFVAGIVIRSISRPLGALQTRLSDIAEGDGDLRARLGESGHDELTVVARSFNQFVSNIAEAMKLVDERSRQLAGKSRQLTTVSGDLATSADETSRRAAAASNAAEQISDSVHTVAAGAEEMGASITEIARSAGEAARVAADAAGISAAVTGTVGKLGDSSRQIGEIAKVISAIAEQTNLLALNATIEAARAGEQGKGFAVVAGEVKELASETARATADIDTRIAAIQTDTADAVQAITQISEVIDRINALQTTIASAIEEQTATTSEMSRNIGDVATGSTGISADVTAVATTAATTTTGVIAIRDAADDLAQVSQDLQTLVGRFRF, encoded by the coding sequence GTGTCCGCCATCTTGGTGGCGGCCGCGGTCTCGGGTTTTCAGACCCAGCGCACGGCAAGCGAGCAGGCTCGCCAGGCGATGCAGCTCACCGGGCAGGTGATGGAGGCCAAGTTCCGCACTGCGGACGTCGCCGGCTGGCAGACCGGGTATGCCTTCGACTTCAACCGGGGGGTCGCTGGCGCCCTGTCCGACACCGAAGGGCAGCGCAAGCAGTTCCTCGACTCGGCCGCCGCTCTGCGCGCCGGGTACGCCGCCATCGGCACCAGCGACCTGACCGCTGACGAGCGTGCGCTGCTGCAGCAGGCGACCCAGCCCTTCGAAGTCTTTTTGCAGATCGATACGCGCATCGTGGGGGCTTACCGCTCCGGCACCCCCGCGTCGATCAAGGCCGGCAACGACCTGGCATCGGGCGAGTCGCTCGACGCGTTCGGCAAGACCGCGACGGCGACCAGCGAACTCGCCGCCAAGGTCACCGCCCGGGCCATGCAAGCCGCCGCGTCGGCCGCCGCATCGGCACAGACCGGCAAACAGACGACGATCCTTGCTGGCGTCGTGGGCCTGCTGCTTTCGATCTTCGTTGCCGGGATCGTGATCCGCAGCATCTCCCGCCCGCTGGGCGCCCTGCAAACCCGGCTGTCCGACATCGCCGAAGGCGACGGTGACCTGCGGGCCCGCCTCGGCGAGTCCGGTCATGACGAACTCACCGTCGTTGCCCGCTCGTTCAACCAGTTCGTGTCGAACATCGCCGAGGCCATGAAATTGGTCGATGAACGCTCACGCCAGCTCGCCGGCAAATCCCGGCAGTTGACTACGGTGTCCGGCGACCTGGCCACGTCGGCCGACGAGACCAGCCGACGTGCGGCCGCCGCCAGCAATGCGGCCGAGCAGATTTCCGACAGCGTGCACACCGTCGCCGCCGGCGCCGAAGAGATGGGTGCCTCGATCACCGAGATCGCCCGCAGTGCCGGCGAAGCCGCCCGAGTCGCCGCGGACGCCGCCGGCATCTCCGCCGCCGTCACCGGCACCGTCGGCAAACTCGGTGACTCCAGCCGCCAGATCGGCGAGATCGCCAAAGTCATCAGCGCTATCGCCGAACAGACCAACCTGCTCGCCCTCAACGCCACCATCGAGGCCGCCCGCGCCGGCGAACAGGGCAAAGGCTTTGCCGTCGTCGCCGGCGAGGTCAAGGAACTGGCGTCCGAGACGGCCCGTGCCACCGCCGACATCGACACCCGCATTGCCGCCATCCAAACCGACACGGCCGATGCCGTTCAGGCCATCACCCAGATCAGCGAGGTGATCGACCGCATCAACGCCCTGCAGACCACCATCGCCTCGGCCATCGAGGAACAGACCGCCACCACCAGCGAGATGAGCCGCAACATCGGCGACGTCGCCACCGGCTCCACCGGCATCAGCGCCGACGTCACCGCGGTCGCCACCACCGCCGCGACCACCACCACCGGCGTGATCGCCATCCGCGACGCCGCCGACGACCTCGCCCAGGTCTCCCAAGATCTGCAAACACTTGTCGGCCGTTTCCGGTTCTGA
- a CDS encoding CBS domain-containing protein, whose protein sequence is MLRHPKTLPADASIMQARAALDNDHVHLVLLTDGRRLTGTVTRTDLPPPGTLGPALGWSTLVDRTVSPDTPTAVVHGLLITLGIRRVAVVTADGSLLGLMCLKQRRTGFCSDADVAARSRDLP, encoded by the coding sequence ATGCTTCGGCATCCGAAGACACTTCCTGCCGATGCGTCGATCATGCAAGCGCGGGCAGCCCTGGATAACGACCATGTGCACCTGGTGCTGTTGACTGACGGCAGGAGGCTTACCGGGACCGTGACGCGGACCGACCTCCCGCCACCGGGAACCCTCGGCCCTGCACTGGGCTGGTCGACGCTCGTCGACCGTACGGTGTCACCGGACACTCCGACGGCTGTGGTGCACGGCCTGCTGATCACCTTGGGAATCCGGCGCGTGGCCGTGGTCACCGCAGACGGATCGCTGCTCGGCCTGATGTGCCTCAAACAACGAAGAACAGGATTCTGCTCCGACGCCGACGTCGCAGCCCGCTCACGAGACCTTCCATAG
- the narI gene encoding respiratory nitrate reductase subunit gamma, whose product MNEFLFIVVPYVCLTIFVVGHVWRYRYDKFGWTTRSSQLYENRLLRIGSPLFHFGMLGVVGGHVIGLLVPQSWTEAVGISDRGYHVVAVTGGLIAGVAALAGMMILIYRRRTVGPVFSVTTVMDKVMYAFLAVVIVLGMWNTIAGSIMTIGGEYNYREGVSVWYRSFLAFQPDASLMARAPLGFQLHALFAFGLFALWPFTRLVHVFSAPIGYLTRPYIVYRSRDEQLGSHRPRRGWDRISQ is encoded by the coding sequence ATGAACGAGTTCCTCTTCATCGTGGTCCCCTACGTCTGCCTGACGATCTTCGTCGTCGGGCACGTGTGGCGCTACCGCTACGACAAGTTCGGATGGACCACCCGGTCGAGCCAGCTCTACGAGAACCGGCTGTTGCGCATCGGGAGCCCGCTGTTCCACTTCGGGATGCTCGGCGTCGTCGGTGGCCACGTCATCGGTCTGCTCGTGCCGCAGTCGTGGACGGAGGCGGTCGGGATCAGCGACCGCGGCTATCACGTGGTGGCCGTCACGGGCGGTCTGATCGCGGGTGTCGCCGCGCTGGCCGGGATGATGATCCTGATCTACCGCCGGCGTACGGTCGGCCCGGTCTTCTCCGTGACCACCGTCATGGACAAGGTCATGTACGCGTTCCTCGCGGTCGTGATCGTGCTCGGTATGTGGAACACCATCGCCGGCTCGATCATGACCATCGGGGGCGAGTACAACTACCGCGAGGGCGTCTCGGTCTGGTACCGCTCGTTCCTGGCCTTCCAACCGGACGCCAGCCTGATGGCCCGGGCGCCACTGGGCTTCCAACTGCACGCACTGTTCGCCTTCGGCCTCTTCGCACTGTGGCCGTTCACCCGGCTCGTCCACGTGTTCAGCGCACCCATCGGCTACCTGACACGCCCCTACATCGTCTACCGCAGCCGTGACGAACAGCTGGGCAGCCACCGGCCGCGGCGCGGCTGGGACCGCATCTCCCAATGA
- the narJ gene encoding nitrate reductase molybdenum cofactor assembly chaperone — translation MNRRPKGALSLQELTIVWQSVSLLLDYPDAELLARLDLIRGATQRLPVAIGDSIRGFADHLKHTPLAQLQAEYVETFDNRRRCNLFLTYFAHGDTRKRGLALLRFKQTYLSAGYELDDAELPDHLCVVLEFAATVDQERGRALMLDHRAGLELLRASLTDMASPWAALIDAVTATLPPLRGEERDAVRRLAAEGPPEEEVGLAPFAAPQFSAGAASKPTFLSMPSFPGARR, via the coding sequence GTGAACCGCCGGCCGAAAGGCGCCCTGTCACTGCAGGAGCTGACGATCGTCTGGCAGTCGGTGTCGCTACTGCTCGACTATCCCGACGCCGAGTTGCTGGCGCGCCTTGACCTGATCCGGGGCGCCACGCAGCGGTTGCCGGTGGCCATCGGAGACTCGATCCGCGGGTTCGCGGACCACCTGAAACACACACCCCTGGCGCAACTGCAGGCCGAGTACGTCGAAACGTTCGACAACCGTCGCCGGTGCAACCTGTTCCTGACCTACTTCGCCCACGGGGACACCCGTAAACGAGGGCTGGCCCTGCTGCGGTTCAAGCAGACCTACCTCAGCGCCGGCTACGAGCTCGACGACGCGGAACTGCCCGATCACCTCTGCGTGGTACTCGAGTTCGCGGCAACGGTGGATCAGGAGCGCGGCCGGGCCCTGATGCTCGATCACCGGGCGGGACTCGAACTGCTGCGCGCCTCGCTCACCGACATGGCCTCCCCCTGGGCGGCCCTGATCGACGCGGTCACCGCGACCCTGCCGCCGCTGCGAGGCGAAGAGCGCGACGCCGTACGCCGCCTCGCCGCCGAAGGCCCCCCGGAAGAGGAGGTGGGGCTGGCGCCTTTCGCCGCGCCACAGTTCAGCGCCGGCGCCGCATCGAAACCGACCTTCCTGTCCATGCCCTCATTCCCAGGAGCACGCCGATGA
- the narH gene encoding nitrate reductase subunit beta, whose protein sequence is MRVMAQMAMVMNLDKCIGCHTCSVTCKQAWTNRTGTEYIWFNNVETRPGLGYPRTYEDQEKWKGGWELNKRGRLVLKGGGRFKKLFTIFSNPKLPSIGEYYEPWTYDYSTLTDAPAQEHTPVARPKSLISGRDMKIEWSANWDDDLGGSTATAHRDPMLKKISDKVKFEFEQTFMFYLPRICEHCLNPSCAASCPSGAIYKRAEDGIVLVDQDKCRGWRMCVSGCPYKKIYFNHKTGKAEKCTFCFPRIEVGLPTVCSETCVGRLRYIGLMLYDADKVLAAASTEDDHGLYEAQREVFLDPFDPDVMREAEKAGIARDWIDAAQRSPIYALINTYRVALPLHPEYRTMPMVWYIPPLSPVVDVVQETGEDAEDKGNLFAAIDALRIPIEYLAELFTAGDVRPVDAVLKKLAAMRCYMRDINMGRDPNGAIPAAVGMSEEEMYDMYRLLAIAKYDERYVIPPAHAEQAHSLEELATECSVSAYGGGQHDLFGEGSGAPTPIAVENFQMLQDRQTADTLASPDDKDKRVNLLNWDGKGSPPGLFPPRKTDS, encoded by the coding sequence ATGCGCGTCATGGCCCAGATGGCGATGGTGATGAACCTCGACAAATGCATCGGGTGCCACACCTGCTCGGTGACCTGCAAACAGGCGTGGACCAACCGCACCGGCACCGAGTACATCTGGTTCAACAACGTGGAGACCCGCCCCGGTCTCGGCTACCCCCGAACCTATGAGGACCAGGAGAAGTGGAAGGGCGGCTGGGAGCTCAACAAACGCGGCCGACTGGTGCTCAAGGGCGGCGGGCGGTTCAAGAAGCTCTTCACGATCTTCTCCAACCCCAAGCTCCCCTCGATCGGGGAGTACTACGAGCCATGGACCTATGACTACTCCACGCTCACCGATGCTCCTGCTCAGGAGCACACGCCGGTCGCTCGTCCGAAGTCACTGATCTCGGGCCGGGACATGAAGATCGAATGGTCGGCCAACTGGGACGACGACCTCGGCGGGTCCACCGCTACCGCGCACCGCGACCCGATGCTGAAGAAGATCAGCGACAAGGTGAAGTTCGAGTTCGAACAGACCTTCATGTTCTATCTGCCGCGGATCTGCGAGCACTGCCTGAACCCGTCGTGTGCGGCGTCGTGCCCCAGCGGTGCGATCTACAAACGTGCGGAGGACGGCATCGTCCTGGTCGACCAGGACAAGTGCCGGGGCTGGCGGATGTGCGTGTCAGGCTGCCCGTACAAGAAGATCTACTTCAACCACAAGACCGGCAAGGCGGAGAAGTGCACGTTCTGCTTCCCGCGGATCGAGGTCGGCCTGCCGACCGTCTGCTCCGAGACGTGCGTCGGCCGGCTGCGCTACATCGGCCTGATGCTCTACGACGCCGACAAGGTGCTGGCGGCGGCGTCGACCGAGGACGACCACGGTCTCTACGAGGCGCAACGTGAGGTCTTCCTGGACCCGTTCGACCCCGACGTCATGCGGGAGGCGGAGAAGGCAGGGATCGCCCGCGACTGGATCGACGCCGCACAGCGCTCCCCGATCTACGCCCTGATCAACACCTACCGGGTCGCACTGCCGCTGCACCCGGAGTACCGCACCATGCCGATGGTCTGGTACATCCCACCGCTGTCACCCGTCGTGGACGTCGTCCAGGAGACCGGCGAGGACGCCGAGGACAAGGGCAACCTGTTCGCAGCGATCGACGCCCTGCGCATCCCCATCGAATATCTCGCGGAACTCTTCACCGCAGGCGATGTCAGACCGGTCGACGCCGTACTCAAGAAGCTGGCCGCCATGCGCTGCTACATGCGCGACATCAACATGGGCCGCGACCCGAACGGTGCCATCCCGGCCGCCGTCGGGATGAGCGAAGAGGAAATGTACGACATGTACCGGCTCCTCGCCATCGCCAAGTACGACGAGCGCTACGTCATCCCGCCGGCGCACGCCGAGCAGGCGCACTCCCTGGAGGAACTGGCCACCGAGTGTTCGGTCTCCGCGTACGGCGGCGGGCAGCACGACCTCTTCGGAGAAGGCTCCGGGGCACCGACGCCGATCGCCGTCGAGAACTTCCAGATGCTCCAGGACCGCCAGACAGCCGACACACTCGCGTCGCCCGACGACAAGGACAAGCGCGTCAATCTCCTGAACTGGGACGGCAAGGGTTCACCCCCGGGACTCTTCCCGCCGAGAAAGACAGACTCGTGA